In Chlorocebus sabaeus isolate Y175 chromosome 19, mChlSab1.0.hap1, whole genome shotgun sequence, a single genomic region encodes these proteins:
- the SEC14L3 gene encoding SEC14-like protein 3, whose amino-acid sequence MSGRVGDLSPKQAETLAKFRENVQDVLPALPNPDDYFLLRWLRARNFDLQKSEAMLRKYMEFRKTMDIDHILDWQPPEVIQKYMPGGLCGYDRDGCPVWYDIIGPLDPKGLLFSVTKQDLLKTKMRDCERILHECDLQTERLGKKIETIVMIFDCEGLGLKHFWKPLVEVYQEFFGLLEENYPETLKFMLIVKATKLFPVGYNLMKPFLSEDTCRKIIVLGNNWKEGLLKLISPEELPAQFGGTLTDPDGNPKCLTKINYGGEIPKSMYVRDQVKTQYEHSVQINRGSSHQVEYEILFPGCVLRWQFLSDGADVGFGVFLKTKMGERQRAGEMTEVLPSQRYNAHMVPEDGSLTCSEAGVYVLCFDNTYSFVHAKKVSFTVEVLLPDEGMQKYDKELTPV is encoded by the exons ATGAGTGGCCGAGTCGGAGACCTGAGCCCCAAACAGGCAGAGACCCTGGCCAAG TTTCGAGAAAATGTCCAGGATGTGCTTCCCGCCCTGCCCAACCCTGATGATTATTTCCTTCTACGCTGGCTCCGAG CTCGGAATTTTGACTTGCAGAAGTCGGAGGCTATGCTCCGCAAG TACATGGAGTTCCGGAAGACCATGGATATTGATCATATCCTTGATTGGCAGCCCCCAGAG GTGATCCAGAAGTACATGCCTGGGGGCCTGTGTGGCTATGACCGTGATGGCTGCCCCGTGTGGTATGACATCATTGGGCCACTTGATCCCAAGGGGCTGCTCTTCTCAGTCACCAAGCAGGACCTGCTCAAGACCAAGATGAGGGACTGTGAGCGCATCCTGCATGAGTGTGACCTGCAGACAGAGAGG CTAGGgaagaagattgagaccatcgtgaTGATATTTGACTGTGAGGGCCTGGGACTGAAACACTTCTGGAAACCTCTGGTAGAAGTGTACCAGGAG TTCTTTGGCCTCCTTGAAGAGAATTATCCAGAGACCCTGAAGTTCATGCTCATTGTGAAAG CTACCAAACTGTTCCCTGTGGGCTACAACCTCATGAAGCCATTCCTTAGTGAGGACACTTGCAGGAAAATTATTGTGTTGGGAA ataactggaaggaaggtttgcTGAAACTCATCAGTCCTGAGGAACTGCCTGCCCAGTTTGGGGGCACCCTGACTGACCCAGATGGAAACCCCAAATGTTTAACCAAG ATCAACTATGGCGGGGAGATCCCCAAGTCCATGTACGTGCGGGACCAGGTGAAGACTCAGTACGAGCATTCGGTGCAAATCAACCGCGGCTCGTCACACCAAGTAGAATACGAGATCCTGTTTCCAGGCTGCGTCCTCAG GTGGCAGTTCTTATCTGACGGTGCAGACGTCGGCTTCGGAGTTTTCCTGAAGACCAAGATGGGGGAGCGACAGCGGGCAGGGGAGATGACAGAGGTTCTACCCAGCCAGCGCTACAACGCCCACATGGTGCCTGAGGATGGAAGTCTCACGTGCTCAGAGGCCGGTGTCT ATGTCCTATGCTTCGACAACACCTATAGCTTTGTGCACGCCAAGAAGGTCAGCTTCACGGTGGAGGTCCTGCTCCCTGACGAGGGCATGCAGAAATATGATAAGGAGCTCACCCCTGTCTAG